One Methylocaldum marinum DNA window includes the following coding sequences:
- a CDS encoding heavy-metal-associated domain-containing protein, whose protein sequence is MAKIVLKVSGMKCGGCENQVQDAAKSCVGISEAKASHQAGTVEIDYDDTKADLTSVKKAITEKGFTVD, encoded by the coding sequence ATGGCTAAAATTGTGTTGAAGGTATCGGGCATGAAATGCGGCGGCTGCGAAAATCAGGTTCAGGACGCCGCCAAATCCTGTGTCGGCATTTCCGAAGCCAAGGCGTCCCACCAGGCCGGCACGGTCGAAATCGATTACGATGATACGAAAGCCGACTTAACGTCGGTCAAAAAAGCGATCACCGAGAAGGGTTTCACCGTCGACTAA
- a CDS encoding acetylornithine transaminase — protein MTSQVMPTYARLPITFDRGEGAWLWDTEGKRYLDAISGVAVCSLGHAHPAISRAICEQAGKLLHTSNIYRVQLQEKLAGELCRLSGLDNAFFCNSGAEANEAALKIARRYGHHRGVERPAVVVMEGSFHGRTLATLSATGNPKVQDGFEPLVEGFIRVPYGSVAAVEAVNDSNVVAVLVEPVQGEGGVRVPTDDYLSGLRRVCDQRGWLLMLDEVQTGIGRTGKWFAFQHYGIMPDVMTLAKALGNGVPIGACLARGIAADMLTAGKHASTFGGNPLACSAALAVLKTIAENGLVQRAGELGERLLSGIRDKLAGNPRVVDIRGKGLMIGIELDTPCTDMVAQALNRGLLINVTADRTIRLLPPFVLNEDDENVLIEGISALVADYTAQRAGESV, from the coding sequence ATGACCAGTCAGGTAATGCCGACTTATGCCCGGTTGCCGATAACGTTCGACCGGGGCGAGGGTGCATGGCTTTGGGACACGGAGGGCAAGCGCTATCTGGACGCCATTTCCGGCGTGGCGGTATGCAGCCTGGGTCATGCCCATCCGGCAATCTCCCGCGCCATCTGCGAACAGGCGGGCAAATTGCTGCACACCTCCAACATTTATCGAGTCCAGTTGCAGGAAAAGCTAGCCGGCGAATTGTGCCGCCTGAGTGGACTGGATAACGCCTTTTTCTGTAATTCCGGAGCGGAAGCCAACGAGGCCGCTCTCAAAATCGCCCGCCGTTACGGGCATCATCGCGGCGTAGAGCGGCCGGCCGTGGTCGTCATGGAGGGCAGCTTTCACGGGCGTACGCTCGCGACCTTGAGCGCCACCGGCAATCCCAAGGTGCAGGACGGCTTCGAACCCCTGGTCGAAGGTTTCATCCGGGTACCCTACGGCAGCGTAGCCGCCGTCGAGGCCGTCAATGATTCCAATGTCGTGGCCGTTCTGGTTGAACCGGTGCAGGGCGAGGGCGGCGTACGGGTTCCGACCGACGATTATCTGTCCGGCCTTCGCCGCGTCTGCGACCAGCGCGGCTGGCTGTTGATGCTGGACGAGGTCCAGACCGGCATCGGCCGGACCGGCAAATGGTTTGCCTTCCAGCACTACGGCATCATGCCCGACGTCATGACCCTGGCCAAAGCCCTGGGCAACGGTGTACCGATCGGCGCCTGCCTCGCTAGAGGGATCGCCGCGGATATGTTGACCGCAGGCAAGCACGCGTCCACCTTCGGCGGCAATCCCCTGGCTTGCAGTGCCGCACTGGCCGTATTGAAGACGATCGCCGAAAACGGCCTGGTGCAACGTGCGGGAGAACTGGGTGAGCGTCTGCTGTCCGGGATTCGCGACAAACTGGCGGGCAACCCTCGCGTGGTCGATATTCGCGGAAAAGGGCTGATGATCGGCATCGAACTCGATACCCCTTGCACCGATATGGTTGCTCAGGCGCTAAACCGGGGCCTTTTGATCAATGTCACGGCGGATCGAACGATACGCTTGTTGCCGCCGTTTGTTTTAAACGAAGATGACGAGAACGTGCTGATCGAAGGCATCTCTGCTCTGGTCGCCGACTATACGGCCCAGAGAGCCGGAGAAAGCGTATGA
- a CDS encoding malate dehydrogenase — protein MKTPAHIAVTGAAGQISYALLFRLIAGDLLGDDQPIVLHLLEIPEAIAGLDGVKMELIDCAAPLLHDVVVSDDPYVAFENADLAFLIGAKPRGPGMERRDLLRVNADIFAVQGRALNASAKRTVKTLVVGNPANTNALIAQHNAPELPPENFSAMTRLDYNRAKSQVAMHCRCPVSEIKRVIIWGNHSTTQYPDLHHALVRGKPALDKLEWDWYEKDFIPTVQNRGAVVIQTRGKSSAASAANAALDHMRDWLFGTPAGDWTSMTILSDGSYGVTPGLMFSYPVKTENARYQIVQNLEINEFSRNRLQITEAELLAEREAVRHLLR, from the coding sequence ATGAAAACGCCTGCGCACATTGCCGTTACGGGAGCGGCGGGACAAATCAGTTACGCATTGCTGTTTCGGCTGATTGCAGGAGATCTGCTGGGCGATGATCAACCCATCGTCCTGCATTTGCTCGAAATTCCCGAGGCAATCGCCGGATTGGACGGCGTAAAAATGGAACTTATCGATTGCGCCGCGCCCTTACTCCACGATGTGGTCGTGTCCGACGATCCTTATGTGGCTTTCGAAAACGCCGATCTCGCCTTCCTGATCGGCGCAAAGCCCCGCGGTCCCGGCATGGAGCGCAGGGACTTGCTAAGAGTGAATGCGGATATATTCGCCGTCCAGGGGCGAGCGCTCAACGCTTCCGCCAAGCGGACCGTCAAAACGCTGGTGGTCGGTAATCCCGCCAACACCAATGCCTTGATCGCCCAACACAATGCGCCCGAACTTCCGCCGGAAAATTTTTCCGCGATGACCCGGCTCGACTACAATCGGGCAAAAAGCCAGGTGGCCATGCATTGCCGTTGCCCGGTAAGCGAAATCAAGCGGGTGATCATCTGGGGCAATCATTCAACTACCCAGTACCCGGATTTGCATCATGCACTGGTCCGGGGAAAGCCCGCTCTCGACAAGCTCGAATGGGATTGGTACGAAAAGGATTTTATCCCGACCGTACAGAACCGCGGCGCGGTCGTGATTCAAACACGCGGAAAATCGAGCGCCGCTTCTGCTGCCAATGCGGCTTTGGACCATATGCGGGATTGGTTATTCGGCACACCTGCCGGCGATTGGACCAGCATGACCATTCTCAGCGACGGCAGTTACGGCGTCACACCGGGTCTCATGTTTTCCTACCCCGTGAAAACCGAGAATGCGCGGTACCAAATCGTACAGAATCTGGAAATCAATGAGTTCAGCCGCAACAGGCTCCAGATAACCGAGGCCGAACTATTGGCCGAACGGGAAGCGGTGCGGCACCTCCTTCGCTGA
- the argF gene encoding ornithine carbamoyltransferase — MKPRHLITLLDLSNDEFRALIRRAIELKHLKSPYEPLKNKVLGMMFEKSSTRTRLSFEVGMVQFGGAAIFLSPRDTQLGRGEPIEDSARVVSRMVDGVMLRTHSHKAVETFAAYSRVPVINGLTDRFHPCQLLADMQTYFEHRGDIVGRTVAWVGDGNNMCQTYIHAAGLLDFELRIACPAGYEPESALVDWAGGRVELLRNPSEAVRGADLVVTDVWASMGQESEQTERNKAFQGYQVDASLMKLAAPDALFMHCLPAHRGEEVSAEVLEGPQSVVWDEAENRLHSQKALLELLLVTN; from the coding sequence ATGAAACCGCGTCATTTGATTACACTGTTGGACCTGAGCAACGACGAATTCCGTGCGCTCATCCGGCGCGCCATCGAACTCAAGCATCTCAAGAGCCCCTACGAACCGCTGAAAAACAAAGTGCTCGGGATGATGTTCGAGAAATCCTCGACCCGCACGCGCCTGTCGTTCGAAGTCGGCATGGTGCAGTTCGGCGGCGCCGCGATTTTTCTGTCGCCTCGGGATACCCAGCTGGGACGGGGCGAACCCATCGAGGATTCCGCCCGGGTCGTCTCGCGCATGGTCGATGGGGTGATGCTGCGCACTCATTCTCATAAGGCCGTGGAAACTTTCGCAGCTTACTCCCGGGTACCGGTCATCAACGGCCTGACGGATAGATTTCATCCGTGTCAGCTGCTCGCCGACATGCAGACCTATTTCGAACACCGGGGCGATATCGTCGGTAGGACGGTGGCCTGGGTCGGGGACGGCAACAATATGTGCCAGACTTACATCCACGCGGCGGGACTACTCGATTTCGAGCTTCGGATCGCTTGTCCCGCGGGCTACGAACCCGAATCAGCGCTGGTCGATTGGGCCGGCGGTCGGGTGGAGTTGCTGAGAAATCCGTCGGAGGCGGTGCGCGGAGCGGATCTGGTCGTGACCGACGTTTGGGCGAGCATGGGGCAGGAATCCGAACAAACCGAGCGCAATAAGGCTTTCCAGGGCTATCAGGTGGACGCGTCTTTGATGAAGCTTGCGGCTCCGGACGCTTTGTTCATGCATTGCCTGCCGGCGCACCGCGGCGAAGAGGTCAGCGCGGAAGTGCTGGAAGGGCCGCAAAGCGTGGTATGGGACGAGGCGGAAAACCGTTTGCACTCGCAAAAGGCCTTGCTGGAGCTGCTGCTGGTTACGAACTGA